A portion of the Gossypium arboreum isolate Shixiya-1 chromosome 8, ASM2569848v2, whole genome shotgun sequence genome contains these proteins:
- the LOC108467910 gene encoding DNA-directed RNA polymerase II subunit RPB7 — MFFHIVLERNMQLHPRHFGRNLRENLVSKLMKDVEGTCSGRHGFVVAITGIENVGKGLIRDGTGFVTFPVKYQCVVFRPFKGEILEAAVTMVNKMGFFAEAGPVQIFVSNHLIPDDMEFQSGDMPNYTTSDGSVKIQKDSEVRLKIIGTRVDATEIFCIGTIKDDFLGVINDPTTA, encoded by the exons atgttttttCACATAGTATTAGAGAGGAACATGCAATTGCATCCACGCCACTTCGGTCGTAACCTACGGGAAAACCTCGTATCCAAGCTCATGAAAGATGTCGAGGGCACTTGCAG TGGTAGACATGGTTTTGTGGTGGCAATAACGGGTATCGAAAACGTTGGGAAAGGTTTGATTCGAGATGGGACCGGGTTTGTAACATTCCCTGTGAAGTATCAATGTGTTGTTTTCAGACCATTTAAAGGGGAAATCTTGGAAGCTGCTGTTACTATGGTGAACAAG ATGGGGTTCTTTGCCGAAGCCGGGCCTGTTCAAATTTTTGTTTCGAACCAT TTGATTCCGGATGATATGGAGTTTCAATCCGGAGATATGCCAAATTATACTACGTCTGATGGATCG GTTAAGATTCAAAAGGACAGTGAAGTTCGCTTGAAGATAATTGGAACTCGAGTAGATGCTACTGAAATA TTTTGTATTGGAACCATAAAGGATGATTTCTTGGGTGTGATTAATGATCCGACAACAGCTTAA